One genomic region from Pseudorca crassidens isolate mPseCra1 chromosome 11, mPseCra1.hap1, whole genome shotgun sequence encodes:
- the COPS7A gene encoding COP9 signalosome complex subunit 7a isoform X2, with product MSAEVKVTGQNQEQFLLLAKSAKGAALATLIHQVLEAPGVYVFGELLDMPNVRELAESDFASTFRLLTVFAYGTYADYLAEARNLPPLTEAQKNKLRHLSVVTLAAKVKPQPALGPQCIPYAVLLEALALRNVRQLEDLVIEAVYADVLRGSLDQRNQRLEVDYSIGRDIQRQDLSAIARTLQEWCVGCEVVLSGIEEQVSRANQHKEQQLGLKQHIESEVANLKKTIKVTTAAAAAATSQDPEQHLTELREPAPGSNQRQPSKKASKGKGLRGSAKIWSKSN from the exons ATGAGTGCCGAGGTGAAGGTGACAGGGCAGAACCAGGAGCAATTTCTGCTCCTGGCCAAGTCGGCCAAGGGGGCAGCGCTGGCCACTCTCATCCACCAGGTGCTGGAGGCCCCTGGTGTCTACGTGTTTGGGGAACTGCTGGATATGCCTAATGTTAGAGAG CTGGCTGAGAGTGACTTTGCTTCCACGTTCCGGCTGCTCACGGTGTTTGCTTATGGGACGTATGCTGACTACTTAG ctgaaGCCCGGAATCTTCCCCCACTCACAGAGGCTCAGAAGAATAAGCTTCGACACCTGTCAGTCGTCACTCTGGCTGCCAAAGTCAAG CCCCAGCCCGCCCTCGGGCCCCAGTGTATCCCATACGCAGTGCTGCTGGAGGCCCTGGCCCTGCGGAACGTGCGGCAGCTGGAAGACCTCGTCATCGAGGCCGTGTACGCCGACGTGCTGCGCGGCTCCCTGGACCAGCGCAACCAGCGGCTGGAGGTTGACTACAGCATCGGGCGGGACATCCAGCGCCAGGACCTCAGTGCCATCGCCCGAACCCTGCAGGAGTG GTGTGTGGGCTGCGAGGTGGTGCTGTCGGGCATCGAGGAGCAGGTGAGCCGCGCCAACCAGCACAAGGAGCAGCAGCTGGGCCTGAAGCAGCACATTGAGAGCGAG GTCGCCAACCTGAAAAAAACCATTAAAGTCACAACAGctgccgccgccgcggccacgtcTCAGGACCCCGAGCAGCACCTGACGGAGCTGAGGGAACCGGCTCCAGGCAGCAACCAGCGCCAGCCCAGCAAGAAAGCCTCGAAGGGCAAGGG GCTCCGAGGGAGCGCCAAGATTTGGTCCAAGTCGAACTGA
- the COPS7A gene encoding COP9 signalosome complex subunit 7a isoform X1 — protein MSAEVKVTGQNQEQFLLLAKSAKGAALATLIHQVLEAPGVYVFGELLDMPNVRELAESDFASTFRLLTVFAYGTYADYLAEARNLPPLTEAQKNKLRHLSVVTLAAKVKCIPYAVLLEALALRNVRQLEDLVIEAVYADVLRGSLDQRNQRLEVDYSIGRDIQRQDLSAIARTLQEWCVGCEVVLSGIEEQVSRANQHKEQQLGLKQHIESEVANLKKTIKVTTAAAAAATSQDPEQHLTELREPAPGSNQRQPSKKASKGKGLRGSAKIWSKSN, from the exons ATGAGTGCCGAGGTGAAGGTGACAGGGCAGAACCAGGAGCAATTTCTGCTCCTGGCCAAGTCGGCCAAGGGGGCAGCGCTGGCCACTCTCATCCACCAGGTGCTGGAGGCCCCTGGTGTCTACGTGTTTGGGGAACTGCTGGATATGCCTAATGTTAGAGAG CTGGCTGAGAGTGACTTTGCTTCCACGTTCCGGCTGCTCACGGTGTTTGCTTATGGGACGTATGCTGACTACTTAG ctgaaGCCCGGAATCTTCCCCCACTCACAGAGGCTCAGAAGAATAAGCTTCGACACCTGTCAGTCGTCACTCTGGCTGCCAAAGTCAAG TGTATCCCATACGCAGTGCTGCTGGAGGCCCTGGCCCTGCGGAACGTGCGGCAGCTGGAAGACCTCGTCATCGAGGCCGTGTACGCCGACGTGCTGCGCGGCTCCCTGGACCAGCGCAACCAGCGGCTGGAGGTTGACTACAGCATCGGGCGGGACATCCAGCGCCAGGACCTCAGTGCCATCGCCCGAACCCTGCAGGAGTG GTGTGTGGGCTGCGAGGTGGTGCTGTCGGGCATCGAGGAGCAGGTGAGCCGCGCCAACCAGCACAAGGAGCAGCAGCTGGGCCTGAAGCAGCACATTGAGAGCGAG GTCGCCAACCTGAAAAAAACCATTAAAGTCACAACAGctgccgccgccgcggccacgtcTCAGGACCCCGAGCAGCACCTGACGGAGCTGAGGGAACCGGCTCCAGGCAGCAACCAGCGCCAGCCCAGCAAGAAAGCCTCGAAGGGCAAGGG GCTCCGAGGGAGCGCCAAGATTTGGTCCAAGTCGAACTGA